A stretch of the Bacillus sp. FJAT-18017 genome encodes the following:
- a CDS encoding MarR family winged helix-turn-helix transcriptional regulator — MSQSSELLQNLDLIDLLSERHGLVREIAEKSWNDNSEIYISNSEWYIMSRIYKKHPTISYVSKNVSISRQATHKFIKNLEAKGLVEIHNVENNKKEKSIKLTGLGNECYEKNEALKASLEKKIALRIGEDKLESLKEILKADWGI; from the coding sequence TTGAGCCAAAGCTCGGAATTATTACAGAATCTTGATCTTATCGATTTACTTAGCGAGCGCCACGGATTGGTTCGTGAAATTGCTGAAAAATCGTGGAATGATAATAGTGAAATCTATATCTCCAACTCTGAATGGTACATTATGTCGCGCATCTATAAAAAACATCCTACCATCTCATATGTCTCCAAAAACGTCAGTATCTCGAGGCAAGCTACTCATAAGTTCATAAAAAACCTTGAAGCGAAGGGACTTGTTGAAATACACAATGTTGAAAACAACAAAAAAGAGAAATCAATTAAATTGACGGGCCTAGGGAATGAGTGCTATGAGAAAAATGAAGCCCTTAAGGCATCCCTTGAAAAAAAGATAGCATTGCGTATTGGTGAAGATAAGCTTGAATCGCTAAAGGAAATATTGAAGGCTGATTGGGGTATATAA
- the glnA gene encoding type I glutamate--ammonia ligase, whose product MSRFTREDIKRLANEDNVKFIRLQFTDILGTIKNVEIPVSQLDKALDNKMMFDGSSIEGFVRIEESDMLLYPDLDTWVVFPWTAEKGKVARLICDIYNSDGTPFSGDPRNNLKKILKEMEELGFTNFNLGPEPEFFLFKLDHKGEPTLELNDNGGYFDLAPTDLGENCRRDIVLELEEMGFEIEASHHEVAPGQHEIDFKYADAIRACDDIQTFKLVVKTIARKHGLHATFMPKPLFGVSGSGMHCNLSLFKNGENAFFDTEGELKLSETAYQFIAGILKHATNFTAVTNPTVNSYKRLVPGYEAPCYVAWSAQNRSPLVRIPASRGLSTRVEVRSVDPAANPYLAMAVLLKAGLDGIKNKLTPPAPVDRNIYVMDREERIAEGITDLPATLAQALEYLKSDEVIVSALGEHIFEHFVEAKEIEWDMFRTQVHPWEREQYMTMY is encoded by the coding sequence TTGAGTAGATTTACTAGAGAAGACATTAAACGTTTAGCAAATGAAGATAATGTGAAATTCATCCGGTTGCAGTTCACCGACATCCTGGGAACCATTAAGAATGTGGAAATTCCAGTTTCCCAGCTTGATAAAGCACTTGATAACAAGATGATGTTTGACGGATCCTCCATTGAAGGCTTCGTCCGTATTGAAGAATCCGATATGCTTCTTTATCCAGACCTTGATACATGGGTTGTATTCCCATGGACCGCTGAAAAAGGCAAGGTAGCGCGGTTGATTTGTGATATCTACAATTCAGACGGTACACCGTTTTCCGGTGATCCGCGCAATAACTTGAAAAAGATTCTTAAGGAAATGGAAGAGCTTGGCTTCACGAATTTCAATCTGGGGCCTGAACCAGAATTCTTCTTGTTCAAGCTTGATCATAAGGGTGAGCCTACTCTTGAGCTGAACGACAATGGGGGATATTTCGACCTTGCTCCGACTGACCTTGGTGAAAACTGCCGCCGTGATATCGTTCTCGAACTTGAAGAAATGGGCTTTGAAATCGAAGCTTCCCATCACGAAGTGGCACCTGGCCAGCACGAAATCGATTTTAAATATGCTGATGCAATTAGAGCATGTGACGATATTCAAACATTCAAGCTTGTTGTCAAAACTATTGCAAGGAAGCACGGCTTGCATGCAACATTTATGCCGAAGCCGCTCTTTGGAGTAAGCGGATCCGGAATGCACTGCAACCTTTCATTGTTTAAAAACGGTGAAAATGCATTCTTTGACACTGAAGGCGAACTCAAGCTTAGTGAAACTGCATATCAATTTATTGCTGGTATTTTGAAGCACGCTACAAACTTTACTGCAGTTACGAATCCGACTGTAAATTCATACAAGCGCCTTGTACCAGGTTATGAAGCGCCTTGCTATGTTGCCTGGTCTGCTCAAAACAGATCTCCACTTGTTCGTATTCCTGCATCGCGCGGTCTAAGTACGCGTGTAGAGGTGAGAAGTGTTGACCCTGCAGCAAATCCATATCTTGCAATGGCTGTACTTCTGAAGGCAGGGCTTGATGGCATCAAAAACAAGCTTACGCCGCCTGCGCCGGTTGACCGCAACATCTATGTAATGGACAGAGAAGAGCGGATTGCGGAAGGCATAACTGATCTTCCGGCAACACTAGCACAAGCACTGGAATACCTGAAATCTGATGAAGTTATTGTCTCCGCACTTGGTGAGCATATCTTCGAACACTTCGTTGAAGCGAAAGAAATCGAATGGGATATGTTTAGAACACAGGTTCACCCTTGGGAGCGCGAGCAATACATGACAATGTATTAA
- a CDS encoding MerR family transcriptional regulator, with protein sequence MGGSEIRRSMPLFPIGIVMQLTDLTARQIRYYEEHQLISPARTEGNRRMFSLNDIDRLLEIKELIDRGINMAGIKQLFLVKQSEQPELEAVEKPKKNLTNDELRKLLRNELLQAGRFNRSTLRQGDMFRFFH encoded by the coding sequence ATGGGGGGAAGTGAAATCCGCCGCTCCATGCCGCTGTTTCCGATCGGAATTGTGATGCAGCTTACAGATTTGACTGCACGGCAAATCCGATATTATGAAGAACACCAGTTGATTTCTCCAGCAAGAACAGAAGGAAACAGGCGGATGTTTAGTTTGAACGATATTGATCGTTTGCTCGAAATTAAGGAATTGATTGACCGTGGAATAAATATGGCGGGAATCAAGCAGTTATTCCTTGTAAAGCAATCCGAACAGCCGGAACTTGAAGCGGTAGAAAAACCAAAAAAGAATCTTACCAATGATGAGTTAAGGAAGTTGCTTCGCAATGAGTTGCTGCAGGCTGGACGGTTTAACCGTTCTACGCTCAGGCAAGGGGACATGTTCCGGTTCTTTCATTAA
- a CDS encoding methionine gamma-lyase family protein, translating into MFEHMKHGDKLKQLSKEVEVQVQEVHEEIDATAEINQFRVLQSFQKHKVSDSHFIPSTGYGYDDAGRDVLASIYADVFGAEAGLVRPQIISGTHAISIALFGILRPGDELLYITGKPYDTLEEIVGIRGTGNGSLKEFGISYNSVELTPDGGIDWQGVADAIKPNTKMIGIQRSKGYATRPSFTVEEIGQMCKFVKEIKSDVVVFVDNCYGEFVETMEPCHVGADLMAGSLIKNPGGGIAKTGGYIVGKQEYVDSCSYRMTSPGIGAEAGASLYSLQEMYQGFFLAPHVVGQALKGAVFTSAILERFGMTSHPSWDAKRTDLIQSVQFDDRERMVAFCQAIQYASPVNSYVTPYPAYMPGYEDDVIMAAGTFIQGASIELTADGPLRPPFVAYVQGGLTYSHVKIAVCLALDRLIENKMA; encoded by the coding sequence ATGTTTGAGCATATGAAACACGGGGACAAATTAAAACAACTTTCAAAGGAGGTAGAGGTTCAAGTACAGGAAGTTCACGAGGAAATTGACGCTACTGCAGAAATTAATCAATTCCGTGTCCTCCAGAGCTTTCAAAAACATAAGGTCAGTGACTCTCATTTCATTCCTTCTACAGGCTATGGTTATGATGACGCTGGCCGGGACGTGCTGGCCAGCATTTATGCAGACGTTTTTGGGGCCGAGGCCGGGCTTGTAAGGCCGCAAATTATATCGGGCACCCATGCGATTTCTATCGCGCTCTTTGGAATCCTCCGGCCGGGCGATGAGCTTTTATACATAACAGGAAAACCTTACGACACACTCGAAGAAATCGTGGGGATTCGCGGAACTGGCAATGGATCGTTGAAGGAATTTGGTATTTCTTATAACAGTGTTGAACTGACACCAGACGGCGGGATAGACTGGCAGGGAGTTGCCGATGCAATTAAGCCAAATACCAAAATGATCGGAATTCAGCGTTCCAAAGGATACGCAACAAGACCGTCCTTCACGGTTGAGGAAATCGGCCAGATGTGCAAATTTGTAAAGGAAATTAAAAGTGATGTTGTCGTGTTTGTGGACAATTGCTACGGAGAATTTGTTGAAACGATGGAGCCTTGCCATGTTGGAGCCGATTTGATGGCAGGCTCGCTTATAAAGAATCCAGGTGGCGGCATAGCTAAAACAGGCGGTTACATTGTAGGGAAACAGGAATACGTGGACTCATGTTCGTATCGGATGACGTCTCCTGGGATTGGTGCCGAGGCTGGAGCATCGCTATACAGTCTCCAGGAGATGTATCAAGGGTTCTTTCTGGCTCCTCATGTTGTTGGGCAGGCACTCAAAGGAGCAGTCTTCACTTCGGCAATACTGGAGAGATTCGGGATGACGTCGCATCCAAGCTGGGACGCAAAGAGGACTGATTTGATTCAATCCGTTCAGTTTGATGACCGCGAGCGGATGGTCGCTTTTTGCCAGGCCATCCAGTATGCCTCACCGGTAAATTCTTATGTAACTCCGTATCCAGCCTATATGCCGGGTTATGAGGACGATGTCATTATGGCAGCAGGGACATTCATACAGGGAGCAAGCATTGAATTGACAGCTGACGGCCCGCTTAGACCGCCTTTTGTAGCGTATGTTCAGGGCGGATTGACGTATTCCCATGTAAAAATCGCTGTTTGTCTGGCGCTGGATCGATTGATAGAAAATAAAATGGCATAA
- the hflX gene encoding GTPase HflX, translating into METKLEKERAILVGCQTTEDDDLRFQYSMEELVSLTETARGEVLVSVIQKRERIHSATYIGKGKVEELKGLVEQLEADLVIFNDELSPSQKRNLGSELDARIIDRTQLILDIFAQRARSKEGKLQVELAQLQYLLPRLAGQGIALSRLGAGIGTRGPGETKLESDRRHIRRRIDEIKQQLAVIVQHRDRYRERRKKNKAFQIAIAGYTNAGKSTLFNRLSEADSYEENQLFATLDPMTRKVILPSGFVALITDTVGFIQDLPTSLIAAFRSTLEEVKEADLILHVVDMSNPDYFHHEKTVNRLLEELDVHNIPQLTVYNKRDIQHPDFVPTANTPTAFISAFDKDDRDAPKRKIEETAISMMESYNVLIPATEGKLLSLLKNETILRELSFIEEHQLYSCKGYTLRDHQVTGHLQKYTV; encoded by the coding sequence ATGGAAACCAAGTTAGAGAAAGAAAGGGCAATCCTGGTCGGGTGTCAGACTACAGAAGATGATGATCTCCGTTTTCAATATTCGATGGAGGAGCTGGTTTCCCTTACCGAAACGGCAAGGGGAGAAGTCCTGGTGTCGGTTATTCAGAAACGGGAAAGAATCCATTCTGCTACATACATTGGCAAAGGGAAGGTAGAGGAGCTAAAGGGGCTGGTAGAGCAGCTTGAAGCGGACCTTGTTATTTTTAATGATGAACTTTCTCCTAGCCAAAAGCGGAACCTTGGCTCTGAACTTGATGCAAGGATTATCGATCGGACACAGCTGATTCTGGATATCTTTGCCCAGCGAGCCCGTTCCAAAGAAGGAAAGCTACAGGTGGAACTCGCCCAACTTCAGTATCTTTTGCCGCGCCTGGCGGGGCAGGGTATAGCGTTATCCCGTCTTGGTGCAGGTATCGGTACTCGGGGCCCTGGTGAAACGAAACTCGAATCGGACCGGCGCCATATTAGAAGAAGGATTGATGAAATCAAGCAGCAGCTTGCGGTCATCGTCCAGCATCGGGACCGTTACCGGGAGCGCCGCAAAAAGAACAAGGCATTCCAGATTGCTATTGCGGGCTACACTAATGCCGGGAAGTCCACTTTATTCAACCGGCTTTCAGAAGCAGATTCTTATGAGGAAAATCAATTGTTTGCGACCCTCGATCCAATGACTAGGAAGGTTATTTTACCAAGCGGCTTTGTTGCCTTGATAACGGACACGGTTGGATTCATTCAGGATTTGCCGACGTCATTGATTGCAGCTTTCCGTTCAACACTGGAAGAGGTGAAGGAAGCAGATTTAATCCTTCATGTGGTCGATATGTCCAACCCTGACTATTTCCACCATGAAAAAACGGTGAACAGGCTGCTTGAGGAATTGGATGTTCACAATATACCGCAATTGACTGTTTACAACAAAAGAGATATCCAGCATCCTGATTTCGTTCCAACCGCCAATACGCCGACGGCATTTATTTCTGCTTTTGATAAAGACGATCGGGATGCACCGAAGAGGAAAATTGAAGAAACAGCGATATCGATGATGGAATCTTATAATGTCCTTATTCCGGCCACAGAGGGAAAACTCTTGTCTCTGCTAAAAAATGAAACAATTTTGAGGGAACTTTCCTTTATTGAGGAGCATCAGCTATATAGCTGCAAAGGGTATACCTTGAGGGATCATCAAGTGACAGGGCATCTACAAAAATATACAGTTTAG
- a CDS encoding glutaredoxin family protein: MNDITVYTTNTUPYCTMMKNFLEAQGLDYKVVNVQNDPIAANRLVEETGQMGVPQTKVNGHWVLGFDPETLMQYVNK, from the coding sequence ATGAACGATATTACAGTTTACACAACCAACACTTGACCGTACTGCACAATGATGAAAAACTTCCTTGAGGCTCAAGGATTGGACTATAAAGTAGTTAATGTACAAAATGATCCGATTGCTGCTAATCGGTTGGTCGAAGAAACAGGACAAATGGGTGTGCCGCAAACAAAAGTAAACGGCCATTGGGTACTCGGCTTCGACCCTGAAACCCTGATGCAGTATGTGAATAAGTGA
- the spoVK gene encoding stage V sporulation protein K, producing MDQPMRMKDNGQISIVLNSQKRKPATKELSLPQTSPRITSQEHAALKEIEEELGALVGMEEMKKTIKEIYAWIYINKKREEAGLKAKKQALHMMFKGNPGTGKTTVARLIGKLFQKMNVLSKGHLIEAERADLVGEYIGHTAQKTRDLVKKALGGILFVDEAYSLGRGGEKDFGKEAIDTLVKHMEDKQHDFILILAGYSREMDYFLSLNPGLHSRFPLVIDFPDYKIDQLMEIAERMAKERDYALSHEAERKLREHLVWLRSTLSPNAFSNGRYIRNIIEKSIRAQAMRLLLQSSYDRHDLMTIRSNDLIFEEE from the coding sequence TTGGACCAGCCTATGCGCATGAAAGACAATGGGCAAATCAGCATTGTCCTGAACAGCCAAAAACGAAAGCCTGCCACGAAGGAGTTAAGCCTCCCTCAGACATCACCTCGTATAACCAGCCAGGAACATGCCGCCTTAAAAGAAATAGAAGAAGAGTTGGGCGCGTTAGTTGGTATGGAGGAAATGAAAAAAACCATAAAAGAGATTTATGCCTGGATTTATATAAACAAAAAACGCGAGGAAGCAGGATTGAAAGCCAAAAAACAGGCGCTTCATATGATGTTCAAAGGCAACCCTGGAACAGGGAAAACTACCGTTGCCAGGCTGATTGGGAAACTGTTTCAGAAGATGAATGTTCTATCCAAAGGGCATCTGATAGAAGCGGAGCGAGCGGATTTGGTTGGGGAATATATCGGGCATACTGCACAAAAAACCCGCGACCTGGTCAAAAAAGCGCTGGGTGGCATTTTGTTCGTTGACGAAGCATATTCTCTTGGGCGTGGCGGCGAAAAGGATTTTGGCAAGGAAGCCATTGATACATTAGTAAAGCATATGGAAGACAAACAGCATGATTTTATTTTGATCCTTGCTGGCTACTCTCGTGAAATGGATTATTTTCTTTCGCTTAATCCTGGCTTGCATTCCCGCTTCCCGCTAGTAATTGATTTTCCTGATTATAAAATTGACCAGCTGATGGAAATTGCCGAACGAATGGCAAAGGAACGCGATTATGCACTAAGCCACGAAGCGGAACGGAAACTGCGTGAGCATTTGGTCTGGCTAAGGTCCACCTTGTCTCCGAACGCTTTTTCAAATGGGCGGTATATCAGAAACATTATTGAAAAATCGATCCGTGCCCAGGCTATGAGACTTTTGCTGCAAAGCAGCTATGACAGGCACGACCTTATGACAATCCGCAGCAATGACCTTATTTTTGAGGAAGAGTAA
- the hfq gene encoding RNA chaperone Hfq, whose translation MKTAINIQDQFLNQLRKDNTNVTVFLLNGFQLRGQIKGFDNFTVLFESEGKQQLVYKHAISTFAPARNVQLDLEG comes from the coding sequence ATGAAAACAGCCATCAATATTCAGGACCAATTTTTGAACCAGCTTCGCAAGGACAACACAAATGTAACTGTATTCCTTTTGAACGGGTTTCAATTGAGAGGCCAAATCAAAGGTTTCGATAACTTTACTGTCCTGTTTGAATCCGAAGGGAAACAGCAGCTTGTATATAAGCATGCCATTTCTACGTTTGCTCCTGCCCGCAATGTCCAATTGGACCTTGAAGGCTAA
- the miaA gene encoding tRNA (adenosine(37)-N6)-dimethylallyltransferase MiaA, with translation MDSLKKLLVIIGPTAVGKTKLGIELAKHYNGEIISGDSMQIYRGMDIGTAKVTAREMEGVPHHLIDIKEPDESFSAAEFQEIVREKISNISSRGKLPIIVGGTGLYIQSVLYDYQFSESPADEKFRAQLEEKARIEGNEAVHKELAKLDPEAASDLHPNNLRRVIRAIEIIKGSGVPLRDYQSRNAPNLLYQAAVIGLTMEREQLYKRINKRVDLMMEEGLLEEVRTLLNKGFRNTQAMQAIGYKEFFPYFDGERNLEESVEMLKQNSRRYAKRQLTWFRNKMDVEWYDMTNEGGLSKKITEISGYVEGKLQVKSNT, from the coding sequence TTGGATAGTTTGAAAAAATTGCTTGTAATCATCGGTCCAACTGCTGTTGGAAAGACCAAATTGGGGATTGAGCTTGCAAAACACTACAATGGGGAAATTATCAGCGGGGATTCAATGCAGATATACCGAGGTATGGACATTGGAACAGCGAAAGTAACTGCAAGGGAGATGGAAGGGGTACCCCATCACCTGATTGACATTAAGGAACCGGATGAAAGCTTCTCGGCCGCGGAATTCCAGGAAATCGTCAGGGAGAAAATATCCAACATTTCCTCAAGAGGAAAGCTGCCAATTATTGTTGGCGGTACCGGCCTTTATATTCAATCGGTCCTGTATGATTACCAATTTTCGGAGTCACCAGCCGATGAAAAATTTAGGGCACAGCTTGAAGAAAAGGCCCGGATCGAGGGAAATGAGGCTGTCCACAAGGAACTCGCAAAGCTGGATCCCGAGGCGGCAAGCGATTTGCATCCTAATAATTTGAGAAGGGTTATCCGCGCAATCGAGATTATTAAGGGAAGTGGTGTACCTTTACGTGATTACCAAAGCCGGAATGCACCAAATCTTCTCTATCAGGCTGCTGTTATTGGGCTAACCATGGAGAGGGAACAACTTTATAAGCGGATAAATAAACGCGTGGATTTAATGATGGAGGAAGGTCTCCTCGAGGAAGTCCGTACCCTGTTGAATAAGGGGTTCCGTAATACCCAGGCGATGCAGGCAATAGGATATAAGGAATTCTTTCCGTATTTCGATGGAGAAAGAAATCTTGAAGAATCAGTTGAAATGTTAAAACAAAATTCACGAAGGTATGCAAAACGCCAGCTCACATGGTTTCGAAATAAGATGGATGTGGAATGGTATGATATGACAAACGAAGGCGGCCTTTCAAAAAAAATAACCGAAATTTCCGGGTATGTTGAAGGAAAGCTTCAAGTAAAATCGAATACATAA
- the mreBH gene encoding rod-share determining protein MreBH, with the protein MLSNGEIGIDLGTANILVYSKNKGIAVNEPSVVAIDTETKSIVAVGTEAKEMIGKTPGKIVAIRPLKDGVIADYDMTTELLKSIMKKASKKLGLALRKPNVVVCTPSGSTSVERRAIMDAVRNAGAKKIHLIEEPVAAAIGAGLPVDEPIANVVVDIGGGTTEVAIISFGGVVACHSIRIAGDRMDEDIIKHVRNEYNVLIGERTAELIKKEIGYALVDHEELKLDVRGRDLVTGLPKTITLSSYEIRDCLKESLLHILEAIRATLEDCPAELSGDIVDQGVIITGGGALMKGMEEWLSKEIFVPVNVAPSPLESVAVGTGKALQYIGKLQAAVK; encoded by the coding sequence ATGCTATCAAATGGTGAAATTGGAATCGATTTAGGTACAGCCAATATATTAGTGTATAGCAAAAATAAAGGAATCGCAGTCAATGAACCATCAGTTGTTGCGATTGACACAGAAACTAAAAGTATCGTAGCTGTTGGGACGGAAGCAAAAGAAATGATTGGGAAAACTCCCGGCAAAATCGTTGCAATCCGCCCTCTAAAAGATGGAGTCATAGCTGATTATGATATGACAACCGAATTACTGAAAAGCATCATGAAAAAAGCTTCCAAGAAGTTGGGCCTCGCGCTCAGAAAGCCGAATGTGGTCGTATGCACTCCTTCTGGGTCCACAAGCGTTGAGCGCCGTGCAATTATGGATGCTGTCCGCAATGCGGGAGCAAAGAAGATTCATCTCATTGAAGAACCTGTTGCTGCAGCAATTGGTGCAGGCCTCCCGGTTGATGAACCGATTGCGAACGTAGTCGTTGATATCGGTGGCGGAACGACAGAAGTAGCGATTATTTCGTTCGGCGGGGTAGTTGCCTGCCATTCTATCAGAATTGCTGGTGACCGCATGGATGAGGATATTATTAAACATGTCCGCAACGAATACAACGTCCTGATCGGCGAAAGGACTGCGGAACTAATCAAGAAGGAAATTGGCTATGCACTTGTAGACCATGAAGAACTTAAATTGGACGTTCGCGGCCGTGACCTTGTAACAGGCCTGCCGAAGACCATCACTCTTTCATCGTACGAAATCAGGGATTGTCTTAAAGAATCGCTTCTTCACATTCTTGAGGCCATCCGCGCCACACTTGAGGATTGCCCTGCTGAACTGAGCGGCGATATCGTCGACCAAGGTGTTATTATCACTGGAGGCGGCGCTCTGATGAAAGGCATGGAAGAATGGCTTTCCAAGGAAATCTTTGTACCAGTCAATGTCGCTCCAAGCCCGCTTGAGTCGGTAGCTGTCGGTACAGGCAAGGCGCTTCAATACATCGGAAAGCTACAGGCTGCGGTCAAATAA
- a CDS encoding NUDIX hydrolase has protein sequence MKPNEIISKMTLHSPKILGSENFSKYAVLLPLVEMEEGVSVLFEVRSLDLRRQPGEICFPGGRMDPTDKNEKEAAIRETIEELGIAREHIKHVNQLDFMISPFGMIIYPYAGFLEGFEKLQPNLSEVGEVFTVPLKFFMETEPEVYHINIKPEPEENFPFDRVIGGKDYDFRAARMDEYFYEYEGRIIWGLTARILAHFIEILKET, from the coding sequence ATGAAACCTAATGAGATAATCAGTAAAATGACTCTACACAGCCCTAAAATATTGGGGAGTGAGAATTTTTCAAAGTATGCAGTTCTTCTTCCGCTTGTAGAAATGGAGGAAGGGGTTTCGGTGCTGTTTGAGGTTCGATCTCTTGATCTTAGGCGGCAGCCTGGGGAAATTTGCTTTCCAGGAGGCAGGATGGACCCAACTGACAAGAACGAAAAGGAAGCGGCGATTCGAGAAACGATTGAGGAACTGGGGATTGCCAGAGAACATATCAAACATGTGAACCAACTTGATTTTATGATTTCGCCGTTCGGGATGATCATATATCCATATGCCGGATTCCTGGAGGGGTTTGAGAAGCTTCAACCGAATCTTTCTGAGGTGGGTGAAGTCTTTACAGTACCTCTAAAATTCTTTATGGAAACTGAACCGGAGGTATACCACATAAATATAAAGCCTGAACCAGAGGAGAATTTCCCGTTTGACAGGGTTATTGGTGGCAAGGATTATGACTTTAGAGCAGCAAGGATGGATGAATACTTTTATGAATACGAAGGCCGGATCATCTGGGGGCTCACAGCCAGAATTCTTGCCCATTTTATAGAAATTTTAAAAGAAACATAG
- a CDS encoding organic hydroperoxide resistance protein, with protein MSEKLFTSSATASGGREGHVRSSDGIIDFDTAMPGTPRAEKLPDAVNPELLFAAGYSACFDGALQLMAKKERVKFDSDVTANVSLLKDETDDGFKLAVHLQVKGTGVDKETLEGLVHKAHEFCPYSKATRGNIDVTLEVVE; from the coding sequence ATGAGTGAAAAATTGTTTACGTCTTCAGCTACGGCCTCAGGCGGAAGGGAAGGACATGTCCGCTCCTCCGATGGGATTATTGACTTTGATACAGCGATGCCGGGTACACCAAGAGCAGAGAAGCTTCCGGATGCGGTAAATCCAGAATTGCTTTTTGCAGCCGGGTACTCTGCATGTTTTGATGGGGCACTCCAGCTTATGGCTAAAAAGGAACGCGTAAAGTTTGACTCAGACGTTACTGCAAATGTAAGCTTATTGAAAGACGAAACTGATGATGGCTTTAAGCTAGCTGTACACCTTCAGGTAAAAGGGACAGGCGTTGACAAGGAAACCCTAGAGGGGCTTGTGCACAAAGCACATGAGTTTTGCCCATATTCCAAGGCAACAAGAGGAAATATCGACGTTACTCTCGAAGTAGTAGAATAA